From the genome of Novosphingobium sp. TH158, one region includes:
- a CDS encoding SDR family NAD(P)-dependent oxidoreductase, with amino-acid sequence MANKVALVTGAQAGIGAACAKRLARDGVAVGVLDLKAELCADTVQAIRDAGGEAIALGADISNRAEVKAAVQQLRETFGPITIVVNNAGVTDFVPFEEINEDRWEVVYKINVLGQIIVTQEVLPDMKAKGWGRVVMISSSSAQTGAVGMTTYSGSKGAVVTMTKTLAQELGPLGITVNNIPPGSVMGTIMSEANRHRFPIPEQQLLQAIPVGRMGEPNDIANACAWLCHEDTGYVNGQTIGVNGGRVVS; translated from the coding sequence ATGGCAAACAAGGTAGCACTCGTAACCGGCGCACAGGCAGGCATCGGCGCGGCCTGCGCCAAGCGGCTGGCCCGCGATGGCGTTGCGGTGGGCGTGCTCGACCTCAAGGCGGAACTTTGCGCCGATACGGTGCAGGCGATCCGCGATGCCGGGGGAGAAGCGATTGCCCTGGGTGCCGACATTTCCAACCGGGCAGAGGTGAAGGCGGCGGTGCAGCAGCTGCGCGAAACCTTCGGGCCGATCACCATCGTGGTGAACAATGCCGGCGTCACCGATTTCGTGCCCTTCGAGGAGATCAACGAGGACCGCTGGGAAGTGGTCTACAAGATCAACGTGCTCGGCCAGATCATCGTTACCCAGGAAGTCCTGCCCGACATGAAGGCGAAGGGTTGGGGCCGCGTGGTGATGATCTCGTCCAGCTCGGCACAGACCGGTGCCGTGGGCATGACGACCTATTCGGGATCGAAGGGCGCCGTCGTTACCATGACCAAGACCCTGGCGCAGGAACTGGGGCCGCTGGGCATCACGGTGAACAACATTCCGCCGGGTTCGGTGATGGGCACGATCATGTCCGAAGCCAACCGCCATCGCTTTCCCATCCCCGAACAGCAGCTGCTCCAGGCGATCCCCGTGGGCCGCATGGGCGAACCCAACGATATCGCCAATGCCTGCGCCTGGCTGTGCCACGAGGATACGGGTTACGTGAACGGCCAGACCATCGGCGTGAACGGTGGCCGCGTGGTGAGCTGA
- the ppa gene encoding inorganic diphosphatase has protein sequence MRIDLIPVGDNPPESLNVIIEVPVGGEPVKYEFDKESGALFVDRILHTPMRYPANYGFVPHTLSDDGDPIDALVVARSPFVPGCVVRARPIGVLHLEDEHGGDEKLICVPVDSTFPYYSDVGEQKDLPSIVLQQIEHFFTHYKDLEAEKWVRVGKWGDAAEAKRLVIEAIERYKASK, from the coding sequence ATGCGTATCGACCTGATCCCCGTGGGCGACAATCCGCCCGAGAGCCTGAACGTCATCATCGAAGTGCCCGTCGGCGGCGAACCCGTGAAATACGAGTTCGACAAGGAATCGGGCGCCCTGTTTGTTGACCGGATCCTGCACACCCCCATGCGCTACCCGGCGAATTACGGCTTCGTGCCGCATACGCTGTCGGACGATGGCGACCCGATCGACGCGCTGGTCGTGGCGCGCTCGCCCTTCGTCCCGGGCTGCGTCGTGCGTGCCCGCCCGATCGGCGTGCTGCACCTGGAAGACGAGCACGGCGGCGATGAAAAGCTGATATGCGTGCCGGTCGATTCGACCTTCCCCTACTATTCCGACGTGGGCGAGCAGAAGGACCTGCCCTCGATCGTGCTGCAGCAGATCGAGCACTTCTTCACGCACTACAAGGATCTCGAAGCCGAGAAGTGGGTGCGCGTCGGCAAGTGGGGCGATGCGGCCGAGGCCAAGCGCCTGGTGATCGAGGCGATCGAACGGTACAAGGCGTCGAAGTAA
- a CDS encoding DUF1345 domain-containing protein, whose translation MSGERQTLGNRLGPPRFLTFLLLLPLGYFGWHLIEPAAKWQDALAMGFDFAAALFLLSLLPLLRDRSRAEMRRHSQENDANRPLVLLITLVVTFVILAAISGELAGAKAGDATAMTRLIVTLALTWLFANSVYALHYAHAWYAGAAEDAEGIAFPGTKTPSYSDFAYFAFTLGMTFQTSDADITSPALRRVVLLHSMAAFAFNIGIIAFTINALG comes from the coding sequence ATGAGCGGGGAACGCCAGACGCTCGGCAACCGGCTCGGCCCGCCGCGCTTCCTGACGTTCCTCCTTCTCCTGCCGCTGGGCTATTTCGGCTGGCACCTGATCGAGCCGGCCGCGAAGTGGCAGGACGCCCTGGCGATGGGCTTCGATTTTGCCGCCGCGCTTTTCCTGCTGTCGCTGCTGCCGCTGCTCAGGGACCGCAGCCGCGCCGAGATGCGCCGCCATTCGCAGGAGAACGATGCCAACCGGCCGCTGGTCCTGCTGATCACCCTGGTGGTGACCTTTGTCATCCTCGCGGCGATATCGGGCGAGCTGGCGGGGGCCAAGGCGGGCGATGCCACGGCCATGACCCGCCTGATCGTGACCCTGGCGCTGACCTGGCTGTTCGCCAATTCGGTCTATGCGCTGCACTATGCCCACGCCTGGTATGCCGGTGCGGCCGAAGATGCCGAGGGCATTGCCTTTCCCGGCACGAAAACCCCCAGTTACAGCGACTTCGCCTATTTTGCCTTCACCCTGGGGATGACCTTCCAGACCAGCGATGCCGATATCACCTCGCCGGCGCTGCGCCGGGTCGTGCTGCTGCACTCGATGGCCGCCTTCGCGTTCAACATCGGCATCATTGCCTTCACGATAAACGCGCTCGGCTGA
- a CDS encoding M61 family metallopeptidase, producing MKSVLAVAPLAALLLSAPLLAQPVERSAPMAVAIPETVPDARDIPYPGGTMLLDIDASDTVRAAFRVRQTIPVAPGTRRLTLLFPQWLPGTHGSRGPLAELVDVKFFAGDTPLTWKRDPVEVYAFHVDVPEGARAVVARFVHTSPLQPSEGRVAVTQEMLNLQWEKMSLYPAGHYVRRIKVKPSVTFPAGWQVATALDGKEVAGNRVTWAETDYETLVDSPIFAGKHYKAWDLGQKVTLHVVADKPDQLAAKPEHIALHRNLVTEARLAFGANHFDHYEFLLALTDRMGSIGLEHHRSSENQLEPDAFTEWDKNEYDRNLLPHEYAHSWSGKFRRPARLWTPDYRQPMQGDLLWTYEGQDQFWGTVLAARSGLQGKDMVLAMLANWAGVFSEQPGRGWRSVEDTGIDPVFAARKPKPFASLARGEEYYREGALIWLEIDQVIRAGTGGRKSIDDFAKLFFGMRDGDWGQLPFEVDEIIAKLNAVHPHDWKTFIDTRINRPDQPAPIRGIELGGYRLVWKAEPNPFDKAAMAEGKNLNLYHSLGVNIDKDGRVTSTRWDSPAFNAGIVTGARMLAVNGETYDADSLKKAITAAKDGAPLDLLVQRGTKFQTVKPDYRGGLRWPWLERAAPGTQPTGLDLLLAPKRPAAPGKSAK from the coding sequence ATGAAATCGGTTCTCGCGGTCGCCCCGCTCGCAGCCCTGCTGCTTTCCGCCCCCCTCCTTGCCCAGCCGGTCGAGCGTTCGGCGCCGATGGCCGTGGCGATCCCCGAAACCGTGCCCGACGCGCGCGACATTCCCTATCCCGGCGGCACCATGCTGCTGGATATCGACGCCAGCGATACCGTGCGCGCCGCCTTCCGCGTTCGCCAGACGATCCCGGTTGCCCCCGGCACGCGCCGGCTGACGCTGCTGTTCCCGCAGTGGCTGCCGGGCACGCACGGCTCGCGCGGGCCACTGGCGGAGCTGGTGGACGTGAAATTCTTTGCCGGCGATACCCCGCTCACGTGGAAGCGCGATCCGGTGGAGGTCTATGCCTTCCACGTCGACGTGCCCGAAGGGGCGCGCGCGGTCGTCGCCCGGTTCGTCCATACCAGCCCGCTCCAGCCCAGCGAGGGCCGCGTGGCGGTGACGCAGGAAATGCTCAACCTGCAATGGGAAAAGATGAGCCTTTACCCCGCCGGGCACTATGTCCGCCGGATAAAGGTGAAGCCCAGCGTCACCTTCCCCGCCGGCTGGCAGGTGGCCACCGCGCTCGATGGCAAGGAGGTGGCGGGCAACCGCGTGACCTGGGCGGAGACCGATTACGAAACGCTGGTCGATTCGCCGATCTTCGCGGGCAAGCACTACAAGGCGTGGGATCTCGGCCAGAAGGTGACGCTGCACGTGGTGGCCGACAAGCCCGACCAGCTCGCCGCCAAGCCCGAGCACATCGCCCTGCACCGCAACCTGGTAACCGAAGCGCGCCTGGCCTTCGGGGCCAACCACTTCGACCATTACGAATTCCTGCTGGCGCTGACCGACCGCATGGGCTCGATCGGGCTGGAACATCACCGGTCCAGCGAGAACCAGCTTGAGCCTGATGCCTTCACCGAGTGGGACAAGAACGAATACGACCGCAACCTGCTGCCGCACGAATATGCCCATTCGTGGTCGGGCAAGTTCCGCCGCCCGGCCCGGCTGTGGACGCCTGACTATCGCCAGCCGATGCAGGGCGACCTGCTGTGGACCTATGAAGGGCAGGACCAGTTCTGGGGCACCGTGCTGGCGGCGCGGTCGGGGCTTCAGGGCAAGGACATGGTGCTGGCCATGCTGGCCAACTGGGCTGGCGTGTTCTCCGAACAGCCGGGCCGCGGCTGGCGCTCGGTGGAGGATACCGGCATCGATCCGGTCTTCGCCGCGCGCAAGCCCAAGCCCTTTGCCAGCCTGGCCCGCGGCGAGGAATATTACCGCGAAGGCGCGCTGATCTGGCTCGAGATCGACCAGGTGATCCGCGCCGGCACCGGCGGGCGCAAGTCCATCGACGATTTCGCGAAACTGTTCTTCGGCATGCGCGATGGCGACTGGGGCCAGCTCCCCTTCGAGGTGGACGAGATCATCGCCAAGCTGAACGCCGTCCACCCCCATGACTGGAAGACCTTCATCGACACCCGCATCAACCGCCCCGACCAGCCCGCGCCGATCCGCGGCATCGAACTGGGCGGCTATCGCCTGGTGTGGAAGGCCGAGCCCAACCCCTTCGACAAGGCGGCGATGGCCGAGGGCAAGAACCTCAACCTCTATCACTCGCTGGGCGTGAATATCGACAAGGACGGGCGCGTCACTTCCACCCGGTGGGACAGTCCGGCCTTCAACGCCGGGATCGTCACGGGCGCGCGGATGCTGGCGGTGAACGGCGAAACCTATGACGCAGACAGCCTGAAGAAGGCGATCACTGCGGCAAAGGACGGCGCACCGCTGGACCTGCTGGTGCAGCGCGGCACGAAGTTCCAGACGGTGAAGCCGGATTACCGCGGCGGCCTGCGCTGGCCTTGGCTGGAACGCGCCGCACCGGGAACCCAGCCGACCGGGCTCGACCTGCTGCTCGCACCCAAGCGCCCGGCTGCACCCGGCAAATCAGCAAAATGA
- the hisS gene encoding histidine--tRNA ligase: MSKTPQAIRGTQDIFGADAEAFAFVVETFERVRKLYRFRRVEMPVFEKTEVFSRSIGETTDVVSKEMYSFEDRGGDSLTLRPEFTAGLARAFLTNGWQQHAPLKVATHGPLFRYERPQKGRYRQFHQIDAEIIGAAEPQADVELLVMADQLLKELGVADGVTLQLNTLGDGSSREAWRAALVDYFRAVAGELSEDSQERLEKNPLRILDSKDPRDKAFVGDAPKIDDFLSAEAQDFFGRVTAGLDAAGVEWTRAPSLVRGLDYYRHTAFEFVTDRLGAQGTVLGGGRYDGLLESLGGPHTPAVGWAAGIERLAMLVGDKGEAQLDAILVVEDDNRLHEAVHLARKLREAGYVTDTISTGSPRKRFDKAAKIPSHTLISFPVSEDGTALRIRGDGGETATAVETLVLNR, encoded by the coding sequence ATGAGCAAGACCCCACAGGCCATTCGCGGCACGCAGGACATTTTCGGCGCAGATGCCGAGGCTTTCGCCTTCGTGGTCGAAACCTTCGAGCGCGTGCGCAAGCTCTACCGTTTCCGCCGGGTGGAAATGCCGGTGTTCGAAAAGACGGAAGTGTTCAGCCGCTCGATCGGCGAGACGACCGACGTCGTTTCCAAGGAAATGTATTCGTTCGAGGACCGCGGCGGCGATTCGCTGACCCTGCGCCCCGAATTCACCGCCGGCCTTGCCCGCGCTTTCCTGACCAACGGCTGGCAGCAGCACGCCCCGCTGAAAGTGGCCACGCACGGCCCGCTGTTCCGTTATGAGCGCCCGCAGAAGGGCCGCTATCGCCAGTTCCACCAGATCGATGCCGAAATCATCGGTGCGGCGGAACCGCAGGCCGACGTGGAACTGCTGGTCATGGCCGACCAGCTGCTCAAGGAACTGGGCGTGGCCGATGGCGTAACGCTGCAGCTCAACACGCTGGGCGACGGTTCCAGCCGCGAGGCCTGGCGCGCCGCGCTGGTCGACTATTTCCGCGCGGTTGCGGGCGAGCTTTCCGAGGATTCGCAGGAGCGCCTCGAAAAGAACCCGCTGCGCATCCTCGATTCCAAGGACCCGCGCGACAAGGCCTTCGTCGGCGATGCGCCGAAGATCGACGATTTCCTCTCGGCAGAAGCGCAGGACTTCTTCGGCCGGGTCACCGCCGGCCTGGACGCTGCTGGTGTGGAATGGACCCGCGCCCCCAGCCTCGTGCGCGGGCTGGACTATTACCGCCACACCGCCTTCGAATTCGTCACCGACCGGCTCGGTGCGCAGGGCACGGTGCTGGGCGGCGGACGCTATGACGGGCTGCTGGAAAGCCTTGGCGGCCCGCACACGCCCGCAGTCGGCTGGGCGGCCGGGATCGAGCGGCTGGCGATGCTGGTTGGCGACAAGGGCGAAGCCCAACTCGACGCGATCCTTGTCGTGGAAGACGACAACCGCCTGCACGAAGCCGTGCACCTGGCCCGCAAGCTGCGCGAAGCTGGCTATGTCACCGATACGATTTCGACCGGCTCGCCGCGCAAGCGCTTTGACAAGGCCGCCAAGATCCCGTCGCACACCTTGATCTCGTTCCCCGTCAGCGAGGATGGGACCGCACTTCGCATCCGTGGCGACGGCGGCGAGACAGCCACTGCTGTCGAGACTCTGGTCCTCAACCGCTGA
- the prfA gene encoding peptide chain release factor 1 has protein sequence MSVSDARLAQIAARFSELEARLASGTLEGKEFIAASRDYAELEPVAKAAAEVATMRGELASLATLDDPEMRELAEEELARIKTELPEAEHKLAIAMLPRDSADSRPAMLEIRGGTGGDEAALFAADLFRMYERYAAEQGWRVEVVSVNANDIGGYKEVVANVAGSGVFAKLKFESGVHRVQRVPVTESGGRIHTSAATVAVLPEPDEVDVQIEDKDLKIDIYRASGAGGQHVNTTDSAVRITHLPTGLVVICQDERSQHKNKAKAMQVLRARLYEKMRDEAQGEEAAARKAMVGSGDRSERIRTYNFPQGRVTDHRINLTLHRLPEILEGPGLGELIDALIAEDQAKRLAAMGE, from the coding sequence ATGAGCGTCTCCGACGCCCGCCTTGCCCAGATCGCCGCGCGCTTTTCCGAACTGGAGGCGCGGCTGGCTTCGGGCACGCTTGAGGGCAAGGAGTTCATCGCCGCCAGCCGCGACTATGCCGAGCTTGAACCGGTTGCCAAGGCTGCCGCGGAAGTGGCCACCATGCGTGGTGAGCTCGCCAGCCTCGCGACGCTCGATGATCCCGAGATGCGCGAACTGGCCGAGGAAGAGTTGGCCCGGATCAAGACCGAACTGCCTGAGGCCGAGCACAAGCTCGCCATTGCCATGCTGCCGCGCGATTCGGCTGACAGCCGCCCCGCCATGCTGGAAATCCGCGGCGGCACCGGGGGCGATGAGGCGGCGCTGTTCGCCGCAGACCTGTTCCGTATGTACGAACGCTATGCCGCCGAGCAGGGCTGGCGGGTGGAGGTCGTCTCGGTCAACGCCAATGACATCGGCGGCTACAAGGAAGTGGTGGCCAACGTTGCCGGCAGCGGTGTCTTCGCCAAGCTGAAGTTCGAAAGCGGCGTCCACCGGGTGCAGCGGGTGCCGGTAACCGAAAGCGGCGGGCGCATCCACACCAGCGCCGCCACCGTCGCCGTCCTGCCCGAGCCGGACGAGGTTGACGTGCAGATCGAGGACAAGGACCTCAAGATCGACATCTACCGCGCCAGCGGCGCGGGCGGGCAGCACGTCAACACCACCGATTCCGCCGTGCGCATCACCCACCTGCCGACCGGGCTCGTGGTGATCTGCCAGGACGAGCGCAGCCAGCACAAGAACAAGGCCAAGGCCATGCAGGTGCTGCGGGCCCGCCTGTACGAAAAGATGCGCGACGAGGCGCAGGGCGAGGAAGCCGCCGCGCGCAAGGCGATGGTCGGATCGGGTGACCGTTCCGAACGCATCCGCACCTACAACTTCCCGCAAGGCCGCGTGACCGATCACCGCATCAACCTGACGCTGCACCGCCTGCCCGAAATCCTCGAAGGGCCGGGCCTGGGCGAACTGATCGACGCGCTGATCGCCGAGGACCAGGCCAAGCGGCTGGCGGCGATGGGGGAGTGA
- the prmC gene encoding peptide chain release factor N(5)-glutamine methyltransferase: protein MSVGLAIREAAEALASVSDTPRLDAELLMAHVLGVSRSDMLLKHMRMPVPEGIARLVMRRMGHEPVAYIIGEQEFYGHAFRITPDVLIPRGDSEVLVDAALAARPQAARVLDCGTGSGALLLSVLAGLPRAEGVGIDRSAAALDVARGNAESLGLAARATMAAADWHAPGWADGLGRFDLVLANPPYVEDAAELDPSVRGHEPAGALFAGPEGLDDYRVLVPQLPALLAPGGAALVEIGHAQAEAVSAIAAAAGLSARLHRDLAGRPRVLEMAQSAEFPLGKGSASA, encoded by the coding sequence GTGAGCGTCGGCCTCGCCATCCGTGAAGCGGCCGAGGCGCTGGCTTCGGTTTCCGATACGCCCCGGCTCGATGCCGAATTGCTGATGGCCCATGTGCTGGGCGTGTCCCGCTCGGACATGCTGCTGAAGCATATGCGCATGCCGGTTCCCGAGGGGATCGCCCGGCTGGTCATGCGCCGCATGGGGCACGAACCGGTGGCCTATATCATCGGCGAGCAGGAGTTCTACGGCCACGCCTTCCGCATCACCCCGGACGTGCTGATCCCGCGCGGCGACAGCGAGGTGCTGGTCGATGCGGCGCTGGCCGCGCGGCCGCAGGCGGCCCGCGTGCTCGATTGCGGCACCGGATCGGGCGCCCTGCTGCTTTCGGTGCTGGCCGGCCTGCCGCGCGCCGAGGGCGTGGGGATTGATCGCTCCGCCGCCGCGCTCGACGTGGCGCGGGGCAATGCCGAAAGCCTTGGCCTTGCCGCGCGCGCCACGATGGCGGCGGCAGACTGGCACGCGCCGGGCTGGGCGGACGGGCTGGGGCGGTTCGACCTGGTCCTGGCCAACCCGCCCTATGTCGAGGATGCGGCCGAGCTCGATCCCTCGGTGCGCGGGCATGAACCCGCCGGCGCACTGTTCGCCGGGCCGGAAGGGCTGGACGATTACCGCGTGCTGGTGCCGCAATTGCCCGCGCTGCTTGCGCCCGGCGGTGCGGCGCTGGTGGAGATCGGCCATGCCCAGGCAGAGGCGGTCAGCGCCATCGCTGCGGCAGCGGGGCTCTCCGCCCGGCTCCACCGCGACCTTGCCGGGCGTCCGCGCGTGCTCGAAATGGCGCAAAGTGCGGAATTTCCCCTTGGCAAAGGGTCCGCCAGCGCCTAG
- a CDS encoding DUF4167 domain-containing protein, whose translation MNNNRGNNRRRGRGNRQNNGGGGQQLNRIDSRARGNAPQMLEKYRKLAHDAHLNGDRVQAEYYLQFADHYFRVIADQRQRQEEQRARRDDRWQEGSDEGEDAVEDTAPGDFPTFDQPVYNRREDRQPREERQPREERQPREERQPRAVEDDADEGEAAPADVDPASIFEPAENPFVRERSGNRGLKPRREERRPRRERSEDDAPAALDASILPPAIGASRDEAPANEPAGEEAPAPRRRTRKPKAEAAPEEAAE comes from the coding sequence TTGAACAACAATCGTGGTAATAACCGCCGGCGCGGCCGGGGCAATCGCCAGAATAACGGTGGCGGCGGCCAGCAGTTGAACCGGATCGACAGCCGGGCGCGCGGCAATGCGCCCCAGATGCTCGAAAAATACCGCAAGCTGGCGCACGATGCGCACCTCAACGGTGATCGCGTCCAGGCGGAATATTACCTGCAGTTCGCCGATCATTACTTCCGCGTGATTGCCGACCAGCGCCAGCGCCAGGAAGAACAGCGCGCCCGCCGCGACGATCGCTGGCAGGAAGGGTCTGATGAAGGCGAGGATGCGGTGGAAGATACCGCACCCGGCGATTTCCCGACCTTCGACCAGCCGGTCTACAACCGCCGTGAAGATCGCCAGCCCCGCGAAGAACGCCAGCCCCGCGAGGAGCGCCAGCCGCGTGAAGAACGCCAGCCGCGCGCGGTGGAAGACGATGCCGACGAGGGCGAAGCGGCCCCGGCTGACGTCGATCCGGCCTCGATCTTCGAACCGGCGGAAAACCCCTTCGTGCGCGAGCGTTCGGGCAATCGCGGGCTGAAGCCCCGCCGCGAAGAACGCCGTCCGCGCCGCGAACGCAGCGAGGACGATGCGCCTGCCGCGCTCGATGCCTCGATCCTGCCCCCGGCCATCGGCGCATCGCGTGACGAAGCTCCGGCTAACGAACCGGCTGGCGAGGAAGCACCGGCCCCGCGCCGTCGCACCCGCAAGCCCAAGGCCGAAGCTGCGCCCGAGGAAGCGGCGGAATAA
- the lnt gene encoding apolipoprotein N-acyltransferase — protein sequence MVAPARIAESLLSRPLLLAPLFGALAACGFEPLHLWPLTLVSLAWLVVAVACAPDRKRALLTGWLWGVGHFTVGNTWIATAFGYQAQMPAWLGGIAVFLLSLYLAVYPALATLAAWHARRRPLALVIALAGAWIVAEWLRGWVFTGFAWNPLGVALLGPHEGQGLAMVTRWIGTYGLSGLVVLISGLILALGRNRRGALPALGLAATVAAMLVKGTIPEPQGRIPYTLVQPNIPQQDIANPAAFEDQFQKLARLSLPQDRDARRLVLWPESGVPDYLREGYPRYFYQETTYAADPVLARRRIGSVIRPGALLLTGAVDLEMAGDAVLGARNVVTALDGQGAIRASYAKAHLVPYGEYLPMRSLLEPLGLSRLVAGSLDFLPGPGPRSADFGAYGKAGFQICYEIVFSGEVVNRADRPDYVFNPSNDGWFGAWGPPQHLAQARLRAIEEGLPVLRSTTNGISAVIDADGIVRQQLPRFVAGRLDGTVPPPHVPTLFARFGNVLPLVLAAVLLAFSLLVLRRAGR from the coding sequence ATGGTTGCACCTGCCCGTATCGCTGAAAGCCTGCTGTCGCGCCCGCTGCTGCTGGCGCCGCTGTTCGGCGCCCTTGCCGCCTGCGGTTTCGAGCCGCTGCATCTCTGGCCGCTGACGCTGGTCTCGCTGGCCTGGCTTGTCGTCGCCGTTGCCTGCGCGCCCGATCGCAAGCGCGCGCTGCTGACCGGCTGGCTGTGGGGCGTGGGCCATTTCACCGTGGGCAATACCTGGATCGCCACCGCCTTTGGCTATCAGGCGCAGATGCCTGCGTGGCTGGGCGGCATCGCGGTGTTCCTGCTTTCGCTTTATCTCGCGGTCTATCCTGCGCTGGCAACGCTGGCCGCATGGCATGCCCGCCGCCGGCCGCTGGCGCTGGTGATCGCGCTGGCGGGCGCATGGATCGTGGCCGAATGGCTGCGCGGCTGGGTGTTCACCGGCTTTGCCTGGAACCCGCTGGGCGTTGCCCTGCTCGGCCCGCACGAGGGGCAGGGGCTGGCCATGGTCACGCGCTGGATCGGCACTTACGGGCTTTCGGGCCTCGTCGTGCTGATCTCGGGCCTGATCCTTGCGCTCGGCAGGAACCGGCGCGGCGCGCTGCCGGCGCTGGGGCTTGCCGCCACGGTGGCGGCGATGCTGGTGAAGGGCACGATCCCCGAGCCGCAGGGCCGCATTCCCTACACGCTGGTCCAGCCCAACATCCCGCAGCAGGACATCGCCAACCCCGCCGCCTTCGAGGACCAGTTTCAGAAGCTGGCACGACTCTCGCTGCCACAGGACCGCGATGCGCGGCGGCTGGTGCTCTGGCCGGAAAGCGGCGTTCCCGATTACCTGCGCGAGGGCTATCCCCGCTATTTCTATCAGGAAACCACCTATGCCGCCGATCCGGTGCTGGCCCGCCGCCGCATCGGCTCGGTGATCAGACCGGGCGCGCTGCTGCTGACCGGCGCGGTCGATCTCGAGATGGCGGGCGATGCCGTGCTGGGCGCGCGCAACGTCGTCACCGCGCTTGACGGGCAAGGGGCGATCCGCGCCTCCTATGCCAAGGCGCACCTTGTGCCTTATGGCGAATACCTGCCGATGCGCAGCCTGCTCGAACCGCTGGGCCTGTCGCGGCTGGTGGCGGGCAGCCTTGATTTCCTGCCCGGTCCGGGCCCGCGTTCGGCCGATTTCGGCGCCTATGGCAAGGCAGGCTTCCAGATCTGCTACGAGATCGTCTTTTCTGGCGAGGTGGTGAACCGCGCCGACCGGCCTGACTATGTGTTCAACCCGTCCAACGATGGCTGGTTCGGTGCCTGGGGGCCGCCGCAGCACCTTGCCCAGGCCCGTCTGCGCGCGATCGAGGAAGGGCTGCCGGTGCTGCGTTCGACCACCAACGGCATCAGCGCGGTGATCGACGCCGATGGCATCGTCCGCCAGCAGCTGCCGCGCTTCGTGGCCGGGCGGCTCGACGGAACAGTGCCGCCCCCGCACGTGCCGACGCTTTTCGCACGCTTCGGCAATGTATTGCCGCTTGTCCTGGCAGCAGTTCTTCTTGCCTTCAGCCTGCTTGTCTTGCGCCGCGCGGGCCGCTAG